The sequence below is a genomic window from Oreochromis aureus strain Israel breed Guangdong linkage group 12, ZZ_aureus, whole genome shotgun sequence.
gttcgactagcggacaaactctcctttccagcaccctggcatagactttcccaggaggctgaggagtgtgatcccctgtagttggaacacaccctccagtctcccttcttaaagatggggaccaccacccggtctgccaatccagggtactgcccctgatctccacgcaacattgtagaggcgtgtcaaccaggacagccctacaacgtccagagccttcaggaactcgggcggacctcatcaacaccagggctctgccaccaaggagttgtttaactgcctcagtgacctcgccccggaaattggcgggtcattccctcatccccagactctgcttcctcatcggaagacgtgtcagtgggattaaggaggtcctcaagtattccttccaccgcctgacaattttctcagtcgacgccagcagcgcccgccagcactatacacagtgcaggtagagcaccgctttcccctcctgagacgcctgacggtttgccagaatctcttcgaggcagtccaaaAGTCtatttccatggcctctccgaactcctcccacacccgagtttttgcttcagccactgcccgagctgcattccgcttggcctgtcgatacctgtcggctgcctccggagtcccacaggctaaccaagcccgataggactccttcttcagcctggtggctcccttcacctctggtgtccaccatttggttcggggattaccaccaatagtatattacaatatttatttatattttatttgtatccaCCAAGGGtggtgatctgcagtttcaccctttcccaagctggagacatttaccttttcacacactttccttggctgaacaatgacaaaaccttaatataccttatgcatttctctaatttatttaatatgtgtttgtgtgaatcatTCTGTTCATTCAGGGCATGGTCTTCATCCCAACTATGtgtcattgttaataccagtttacaggttgttatccttgctATCATCAACTTGAATACATTACAGTTAAGTTCTAAATCAATTtagccttttgtttattttactttattcctCTTGTATCTATATGTATTCAGTCGGGTCTGtttccagccctttttaaacttctACTTTGATCTTGAATTTTTCACTTGGtgagggattattatgttcttcctGATCTGAACTATTCTCTTCACCTGAGCTGCTATCCTGTTCTGAGTCACtgtcttctttgtttgttaatgcttttactcttttttgcCTGTCGTCCTCTCCAttcctctccctttcttttggaTTACTCCTGCTCCGGTTTGTTGTTTTCTAACCATCCctcatcaggtgttaattttgcttgtttattccccatttttaaagattttgctGGGCCTTCACTGACACGCTTGACTTCAGAGTGGTTTACTGATACGGCCTTCGACTTGACCCTAAAGGTCAAGCGGTATCAGTTTTATGAGACGAAGCTCAACCGTTCTCCTCTGTCACCAGTACGTGAGCCTCaagcaaacaacaaaataaaatagaagtagttcagcagcgtattgtgctgtaaaaacaACTTACTtctagacacatacacacatagacatttgcgcgcCTTTACAATTTGTTATGAAGTAATTACGGCTACTTCTAAAACCTAAATCTAATTCGGTTCATTTTGGCGAATCCTaacctattttatttttctattttgtttgttattcGGTTCATTACGGCGATTCCTAACCAAAATAGTGTTTCTCTCACCCTCAGACGTTTCACTGGTGGTTTGGATCGCCagactgaatcccaccgccgtggaccagacTAAAAACACGGCCTGGACCCGAATTTTAGCGTCCCAGGTCTTTCGGCCTCGTctaagagggctgtgcacagacttcggtgctggcttcCCACGGCGTCAGGAATCAGTGCTGGATCCTGGACcagagtcacagataacagttctgatgtttctgcCCCGGCTTCGaaggaccaaaataaatgtcaagagatttattctaaagacacttcttcagctaagagtctaagaggagaaacacacacagacgctgcagcatttacttgtatacaagggcgatcacagaacgctcacaccagagtgggggccctgtgatgcgcgctctgttcttgcacgtgtctttatttatacataagaaaaatgaatacatttgacgtgagcatgtgcgtatgtgtgtgtgtgtgtgtgtgtgtgtgtgcgtgtgtgtgtgtgtgtgtgtgtgtgtgtgtgtgtgtgtgtgtgtgtgtgtgtgtgtgtgtgtgtgtgtgtgtgtgtgtgcgtgtgtgtgtgtgtgtgtgtgcgtgcgtgtgtgtgtgtgtgtgtgtgtgtgcgtgtgtgtgtgtgtgtgtgtgtgtgtgtgtgcgtgtgtgtgtgtgcgtgtgcgtgtgtgtgcgtgtgcgtgtgcatatgtgtgtgtgtgcgtgtgcgtgtgtgtgtgtgtgtgtgggaggtcAGAACTGCTTGTTTGACTTCTTCCTATCGCTGTGAGAAGACTCAGATACAAATATCAGAACATGTTTTATAAGGAACAATCAGTCCTgaacaatgaaaagaacaacCAGTTCTAAGCAAGGAAATGATCATCATGCAGCATTCTATCAcaagcaaacttatatcattaaaagcttatactgactaaaacatacaattttctattgacaggTTGTGATAGTTGCTTCTTcgagtgtttatttatttttcattataatAAGAGGGGGTGAAGTTACCAGAATGAGTGTTTAATCGAAACAGGTGGATGGTCAAAGCTTGAAGCTGTGAGGTGCAGTGCCAAAACTTTGCCTCTGTCCTAAAACTGTTAATTCAATCCTGACACTGAATGTTTAGAGTCGCGCCCAACATATTTCTGTTCCTTAGTACAACTGGTGTTTTCATGAAAGAGAGcagaaatgaactgaactgggctttttttttcacagcagtGCGCACACAGCAAGAGATTTCTCTCTACTCAGTCtgtaagaaataaaactttgaatgtccaAATGCATCCATGTTCAGAGTTAACTATATGTTTAACAGTCTGTTGCTAAAAATTCAAAACATTTCAGCAGCCTATGGCAGGAAGTAACATTTACATGATGTGTTCCAgtttatcagttttatttatcatGTTCATGAATGGTCAGCTTGTCTATTGCTATTAATTATGGGATGGCATTTTCTTCTCTCATTTCATAAAAGATGGTTGCAGTGAGACACATTTGGTGAGTAGTTGGTAGCAGTGGGCACTGCTCAGTGTAGATTGTCTCCCCAAGTGGCCCCCAGTTAGCTGCATTGATTTGTTAGTTTAGTAAAGCTTCTGTTTTTAACTATTATTCAGTATTAGTAgtagtttgggtttttttaaatataagaaaGCAGCATGTCTAATTCTATGAGTTTTGGTTTTTCACCAGTCTTATTTTTCAGTTACTGATTGGTCATAATATTGAAATGGATATGTCATATGTCATACCTCTATCTTGGCAGTAAAAAGTACTAACAATTGGTAATATAATTAAGGTTTATTAGTtttgtgtccgtgtgtgtgttggggggggggggggcgaacTCCTCCCCAACATACTAACGCAGATAAACATTCACGTTTATCAGGTACATATGATATTGACCATGTTCGAAGGCTTAGTTTAGCAGATgacttcatccatccatccattctcttcctttcagggtcacaggggagatggagcctatcccagctgccttAGGGCGAGTggcagggtacaccctagacaaatctgtcgcagggctaacacatagacagaaacaaccattcacactcgcactcacattcacacctatggccaatttagagtttccaattaacccATCCCCACTAACTCCAtgactttggactgtgggaggaagctggagtacccagagagaacccacgcaaacacagggagaacctgcaaactccacacagaaagacctcggcctgatggtggaattgaactcaggaccttcttgcagTGAAGCAACAGTTCTAATGCAGATGAGTTCAAATTTGCTTAATTACCAAAAGAGAGAAAGCTCATAATACTGGTATTctaatgtgtttatatgttTAGAATATTATTGAGTAGCAACACCATCCATGAGAGATCTTCAAATATCCAATTCACAAAAATTCCATTCACTACAAAATTAAGGGATTATTTTTATCCTTCAACAGATCGGTGTTTGTATTATTACTTACATTATCTAACTGTCTTAAAATGTTGTTTGAGAAGAGAATAGTTGTCTGTATGTCTGAAACTACATCAGTGTAAAGGATGTTTTCCACAGcaataaaaacttcatgagCAGCCTGCTAGATGTGTCTCCAGACCTCGTTGTGTTCTTAGCTTTGAAAGAATCCTTACTATGACCCAGCATCTGCACACTTCTCTGCTCTGATTACTTgtgtttcatatatatattaaatgtaAAATCCATCCTGCTGATCCCTTACCAGGAGAGATGCTATCAATTTTATGACAGAAGTCATACACCTCGTTGTTGAGGATGACTCCAGTGCTTGGAGAAAAGACTCTGGAGCcaaatctaaaaagaaaaaaatacatgaaatacaTGAATACATGAACTAGATCTAGACCTAATTGCACAGACACCACCACGACCCAGCGGAGTGGAGAAATCTTGTAAAAAtgtggtctaaggagcttggaaagaaaaaagcgtctggacttctttaagttgcttgaagacgtttcacctctcatctgagaagcttcttcagttctaaggtcaaatggtggagagtcccagatttaagccctatgggagtgtctcCCCAAGGGGGGCgatggaccccctaatgatcctctacctaatcacacgagccaaggtgtgaaaatgggtgtcggtcacaatcagccaaggtttcgggtgaactcattttgaaacctagccccaccctatcatgggatttcctgaggtcagaaggcccaggatgtgagtgggtgttaaggcgtctgggaagggatctcaaaactggattatagatggcagacagttgatGTCTGAGGCTACGTCCGCAtcattttctctccattttggccttccatccacactgagacggcgttttcctcaaggaaaaacgcagcgttttgaaaaccatgcatttatgaagtggctgtttggtctctccaatgtagaggtctgagcattcctcgTTACACTATACAGCATACACtgcattgttaagtttgtgtctAGGAGTCctgtctttgggatgaaccatAGAGacattttctttccaagctccttagactccgatgacctggatgactgagaatcttTCCAGACAtcttgtaaaaatgtgtttctccATAATCTCTTAAACCATTTTAGTCTTTCAGTTTCAAAGGAAGACTCATTTTTGATAGCTGGTTCCTAACAGTGAAACAGATTCATCCAGACACTGACATGTGGTTGATGGTGCTGGTGGCAGACACAGCGGATCCATCCTCAGCCAGCACAGACACATGTGCGGTACCCATGCTCTCCAGATACGGAGTGATGCTGTGATACTGGCGCTCATGAGTCTTGTTAGTGATCAAGCTGCGTATGTGGTTGGCAAAGCTATCCTCTGTGAATTTCTCGGTCATCTGTTTGAACTATAGAGcatcaaacaaataaacacattacagACGGCACAGAGAGACTGATAAAACATAACACATTTGAGCCAAATATTAACATGATTTGGGTTCATCGCATTTAAAAACTcttgttatttatttgtgtcAAGTGTTACACCATTTGTCATGTTTGTCATCATGTTGAAGTGAAAATGCACTCTATTCAGACCTTTAAAAGACTAAGTACACCTTTactgcagccaggtgctgcacTTATTTAACAGATCGTCACCATCAAGTGTGAGCATCTCCATAAAAGGAAAAGATTTGTCAGTTTGCTCATCCGGAGCATTCAGGTATATCAACACAACACTACAATCTTTCCAGGAGTGGACGTCCCACAAAATTCACTTCAAAGTCTGATTGTGCAACACTTAGAGAAACCGCAAACTCCTGGTCTGTTCACATCACCAAAAATAAAGGATCTACATAAACTTATAAAACACGACAGCAAACTGTCATTCAAGTCAAACCATGTCACTGAAATTTAAACACAGGTAGTCTCCCCTACTTTAGGTGGCTTCAACTAAACCTGATGCATACATGATAATCTCACAGCACAATGTGGACTCTATGATACACAAGACTCACTGAACTCTGAGAGCCTGAAGGGCCTTTGCTTTCAAATAAGATGTAAAAATGGCACTGCTGTGCTCTGAACTCTCGCTCTGAAAAAGATCCTGCTGGATCAGGAAAAGTGCATTCAGGGGCAAAGGCGATCGCAGATGTGTCAAAGtcaaatgataataataatgatattttgttaataataatacttttgAGACCCggactttatttttaaatattttataatatcTATAGTTAGTTATTTGAGGTGTGGTATTGCTACTTTTACTCTTGTTCTGTGCAACAAAAACGTGCAAAtacatgaatcttctctgtggtattTTGAGATACTTACTTCTTCTGTGTTGAACTCTGGATCTCTGATATGTTTCTTTAATCCATTGGCAAATTTTAAAGCTTCAATATAACGGTGataaaataatatcttttcattgGTCATCTTAGGTTCTGAGTTCATTTTATATCCTGAAAATATAACAGGCTgttattatttgttgttttcttttgttaaaaacaaaaacaaaagacaaaatgcaTTCGCAGGGCTTCataaatgcaaagattggttaGCATTCTTTTCTTCCATGAAGTAGAAGCTACATGCTAAGTGGAACGATcaataaatgcattaatttGAACAGCTCAGCTAAACACATAAAATTATTCAACAAACAgcattttgtaattttataGTGTAgatgagcagcagctctacaaTCAGTGTCTAACAGGAACCTTTCATGATGTTGAGGATGAGGCTGAGGATGGCTCCTCCTGCAGGGGGTGGAGGGAAGTACATCTTATAATCTCCTAAAGAAATATTCCACGCATCAGTCACATTAGCTTTACATGATGCCAAGTCCTCCAGTGTGAGGTTTGCTCCTGagcaaaaacagtgaaacaaaaGATTCTGCTGAGCAAAAATGAACACAATGCATTTCATAATCAAGACTTTGAATGGATCCAGACAGATCACAGTGTAACCTGTGAGGGATCATGATacatttttacagaaaaaaaaaaaaagatttttttaaatttgtaattaGATCATTGTTCCTGCCAAACATAGAAAATGGTCAGAAAAGAGAGCAGGATGAATCCTGTCTGATAATACCTGCTTTCTGTATGTCACTGATTAAATTCTTTGCTATTGTTCCGTTGTAAAACACATCTGGTCCCTCGTTTGCGATCGTCTCCAAAGTGTCAGCAAGTTTCTCAAATTTCACAATATCACCAGTCTTAAGTATGTTCCCATTTTTATCCAAATATAACTCCC
It includes:
- the LOC116318851 gene encoding glutathione hydrolase 5 proenzyme-like isoform X3, with the protein product MDSSGKVKIINSRETVPTTTSPDLPQTCPKDYSWKEDSRWIGVPGEIRGYEAAHRLYGKLPWAELFQPTIKLAREGFPIPYVQGLYIPRIANTSLRELYLDKNGNILKTGDIVKFEKLADTLETIANEGPDVFYNGTIAKNLISDIQKAGANLTLEDLASCKANVTDAWNISLGDYKMYFPPPPAGGAILSLILNIMKGYKMNSEPKMTNEKILFYHRYIEALKFANGLKKHIRDPEFNTEEFKQMTEKFTEDSFANHIRSLITNKTHERQYHSITPYLESMGTAHVSVLAEDGSAVSATSTINHIFGSRVFSPSTGVILNNEVYDFCHKIDSISPGERPPSNMAPSVLKSKSKTLVIGGCGGSMITPGVASAIMNHLWFGKSLKEAIDSPIVYVNSKGEVKFESKTKKDVVDALEAKGHQILKFYNVVNSVEKESGGCISAWSDERKKGKAAGY